The Geotrypetes seraphini chromosome 8, aGeoSer1.1, whole genome shotgun sequence genome includes a region encoding these proteins:
- the CCDC92 gene encoding coiled-coil domain-containing protein 92, with product MATSNMENQLHSAQKNLLFLQQEHANTLKGLHAEIRRLQQHCTDLTYELTLKTSDLTGNGNSRSDELKRKCEELEAQLKVKETENDDLLKELEQKNAMILVLENTIKEREKKYLEELKIKSHKLNMLSSELEQRANTVVYLTSQLHATKKKYMSSSGTTEATPSGSPVLSGYKPAPPKEKLPETPRRRMKKSLSTPLNSEFAEVYRLGSDGRKIVLREPLDAMPDPTPFLLARESPDTHLIKERPLVIPPIHSDRASAEPHSPAREKQQKAHIGVAHRIHHVTPPQAQPEVETLAVDQVNGSKVVRKHSGTDRTV from the exons ATGGCAACCTCAAATATGGAGAATCAGCTACACAGTGCCCAGAAAAACTTGTTGTTTCTTCAGCAGGAGCATGCCAACACACTAAAAGGTTTGCATGCCGAGATCCGTCGCTTGCAGCAGCACTGTACAG ATTTGACATATGAACTGACTCTTAAAACTTCTGATCTGACAG GAAATGGTAACTCAAGAAGTGACGAGTTGAAAAGAAAATGTGAAGAGCTTGAAGCCCAACTAAAAGTCAAAGAAACTGAAAATGATGATTTATTAAAGGAGCTGGAACAGAAAAATGCTATGATACTGGTGCTTGAAAACACtattaaagagagagagaagaagtatTTAgaagaactgaaaattaaaagcCATAAGTTGAATATGCTATCAAGTGAACTTGAACAGCGTGCAAACACGGTGGTTTATTTAACATCTCAACTGCATGcgacaaagaaaaaatatatgaGCTCAAGTGGAACAACTGAAGCCACCCCATCTGGAAGTCCAGTATTGTCTGGCTATAAGCCAGCTCCTCCCAAAGAAAAATTACCCGAAACGCCAAGGCGTAGGATGAAAAAGAGTCTTTCGACACCATTAAACTCAGAGTTTGCCGAGGTTTACAGACTAGGATCTGATGGACGAAAAATAGTTTTACGAGAGCCCTTGGATGCAATGCCAGATCCTACCCCTTTTTTGCTGGCACGAGAATCTCCAGACACACACCTTATAAAAGAGAGGCCTTTAGTTATTCCCCCTATTCATTCTGATCGTGCCTCTGCTGAGCCACACAGTCCAGCAAGAGAAAAGCAGCAGAAGGCACATATTGGGGTGGCACATCGAATCCACCATGTAACACCCCCCCAAGCTCAACCAGAGGTTGAAACACTAGCAGTGGATCAGGTGAATGGAAGCAAAGTTGTTAGAAAGCACTCTGGAACTGACAGGACTGTTTAA